Proteins encoded by one window of Flavobacteriales bacterium:
- a CDS encoding PAS domain-containing protein, which yields MTNKTNHQALDHATLDDLIEGYQLIGFDWRYLYVNKAVIKQSKYTSKNDLVGHTMMEKYPGIETTDLFKLLEKCMKTRTSSTMINEFTFPDNSKGWFELRIEPVPRGLFILSIDITERKRAEEAKKEYINSLEEMIYMTSHKIRQPICNIKGIINLLNNTHASADVSSGNRTYLFRRHRFKHKYIIKIANESKFEVQAQTKRPRQQG from the coding sequence ATGACCAATAAGACAAACCACCAGGCTTTAGACCACGCCACACTCGACGATCTGATTGAGGGTTACCAACTGATCGGTTTCGACTGGCGCTATTTATATGTGAATAAGGCCGTCATAAAACAAAGCAAGTACACTTCAAAAAATGACCTGGTTGGCCATACGATGATGGAAAAATACCCCGGCATCGAAACGACCGACTTATTTAAACTATTGGAAAAATGCATGAAGACACGTACTTCAAGCACCATGATCAATGAGTTCACCTTCCCTGATAATTCCAAAGGCTGGTTTGAATTGCGAATAGAACCTGTTCCCAGGGGATTATTTATTCTTTCAATTGATATCACAGAACGTAAAAGGGCTGAAGAGGCCAAAAAAGAATACATCAACTCCCTGGAGGAAATGATCTATATGACCTCACATAAGATACGTCAGCCTATTTGTAACATCAAGGGGATAATAAACCTTCTGAACAACACCCACGCTAGCGCGGACGTCTCGTCCGGGAATCGCACTTACCTATTTAGAAGGCATCGCTTCAAACATAAATACATCATTAAAATAGCGAATGAATCAAAGTTTGAAGTACAGGCCCAAACGAAACGTCCGCGCCAGCAGGGGTAA
- the hemE gene encoding uroporphyrinogen decarboxylase, with product MTLQNDLILRAARGLDTERTPVWLMRQAGRVFPEYRKVRQQAGSFKQLVENPELACQVTLQPVDLIGVDAAILFSDILVIPEAMGLPYEVVEEKGPVFNEFIRTVGDIDKLRIAEPESSLNYVIEEVRMAKKELNGRVPLIGFAGAPWTIFSYMVEGSGSKTFSTARKWLYTRPAESQRMMDMITASTLAYLKAQIAAGVDMVQIFDSWAGILSPEQYRQFAIPALQSICSAITEVPIIVFAKGAYFALDELMQLPCEVIGLDWNMNITEARAMAGDQRSLQGNLDPCLLYADNDTIVKSTHAMLEAFGPTGHIANLGHGLYPDTDPDKVRLFADTVKNYRHAKG from the coding sequence ATGACCTTACAAAACGACCTGATCCTGCGGGCAGCCCGTGGCCTGGACACTGAACGGACACCCGTATGGCTGATGCGTCAGGCCGGTCGTGTGTTTCCCGAATACCGCAAGGTGCGTCAGCAGGCCGGAAGTTTTAAGCAACTTGTAGAGAACCCGGAGCTGGCATGCCAGGTGACCCTGCAGCCGGTGGACCTGATCGGTGTGGATGCCGCCATCCTCTTTTCCGACATCCTTGTGATCCCGGAAGCCATGGGACTACCCTACGAGGTGGTGGAAGAAAAAGGACCGGTATTCAACGAGTTCATCCGCACCGTCGGTGACATTGACAAGCTAAGGATCGCCGAACCGGAGTCCTCCCTCAACTATGTCATTGAGGAAGTACGCATGGCCAAGAAAGAACTGAATGGCCGCGTTCCGCTCATCGGTTTTGCCGGAGCACCATGGACCATCTTCTCCTACATGGTAGAAGGCAGTGGCTCGAAAACGTTTTCCACCGCGAGGAAATGGCTCTATACCCGTCCGGCAGAAAGTCAGCGGATGATGGACATGATCACAGCCTCCACCCTGGCCTACCTGAAAGCACAGATCGCCGCGGGTGTGGACATGGTGCAGATCTTCGATTCATGGGCCGGCATCCTGTCGCCGGAGCAATACCGCCAATTCGCCATACCGGCGTTGCAGTCCATCTGTAGCGCCATTACCGAAGTCCCGATCATCGTCTTCGCCAAAGGAGCTTACTTTGCGCTGGATGAGTTGATGCAGCTGCCCTGTGAAGTGATCGGTCTCGACTGGAACATGAACATCACCGAAGCCCGTGCCATGGCCGGCGACCAGCGGTCATTGCAGGGCAACCTGGATCCATGTCTGCTCTATGCCGACAACGACACCATCGTCAAGTCCACGCATGCCATGCTGGAAGCATTCGGTCCGACCGGCCACATTGCGAACCTCGGACATGGCCTATACCCTGACACCGATCCGGACAAGGTCCGGCTGTTCGCCGATACGGTAAAAAACTACCGGCATGCAAAAGGGTGA
- a CDS encoding (Fe-S)-binding protein has protein sequence MDVELFIPCFIDQVFPQTAVNTLRILEKVGCTVHYNPKQTCCGQPAFTAGFWDDAKDVAEKCIHDLHHDRPIVSPSASCAGMIKNYYEDLFKNTALHNQYRTMQKNTFELSDFLVNFLKITDIGARLEGKASYHDSCAGLREYGIKREPRELLKKVKGLELLEMEDTETCCGFGGSFAVKFESISSSLAQNKAERALEAGAEYLISTDASCLMHVDGFIQKNNLPLKTMHLADVLTSGWPS, from the coding sequence ATGGATGTTGAGCTTTTCATACCCTGTTTCATAGATCAGGTATTTCCACAAACCGCAGTGAATACCCTGCGGATTCTCGAGAAGGTGGGCTGTACGGTCCACTACAACCCCAAACAAACCTGCTGCGGTCAGCCGGCCTTTACGGCGGGATTCTGGGATGACGCCAAGGATGTGGCGGAAAAATGCATACATGACCTTCACCACGACCGACCTATTGTGAGTCCGTCCGCTTCCTGTGCAGGCATGATCAAAAACTACTACGAAGACCTGTTCAAGAACACTGCTCTTCACAATCAATACCGGACCATGCAGAAGAACACCTTCGAACTGTCCGACTTCCTCGTGAATTTTCTCAAGATCACGGACATCGGTGCCAGGCTGGAAGGAAAGGCCTCCTACCATGACTCTTGCGCTGGCTTACGTGAATACGGCATCAAGCGCGAACCACGTGAACTTCTTAAGAAAGTAAAAGGCCTGGAGCTGCTAGAAATGGAAGACACCGAAACCTGCTGTGGATTCGGAGGTTCTTTTGCTGTGAAGTTTGAGTCTATATCCAGCAGTCTCGCACAAAACAAGGCAGAGAGAGCCCTCGAGGCCGGTGCGGAGTACCTGATCTCTACAGATGCCTCCTGCCTGATGCACGTGGATGGCTTCATCCAAAAGAACAACCTTCCGCTCAAAACCATGCACCTGGCTGACGTGCTCACCTCCGGGTGGCCCTCCTAA
- a CDS encoding PAS domain-containing protein, producing the protein MTKRTNHEALDHATLDDLIEGYQLIGFDWRYLYVNKAVVKQSKYASKDDLLGHTMMEKYPGIETTDLFKLLEKCMKTRTSGTMINEFTFPDDSKGWFELRIEPVPKGLFILSIDITERQRAEEAKKEYISSLEEMIYMTSHKIRQPICNLKGIINLVDNIQLTKADLKKITSFLPEAITALDNFTKELTAFIEEKKIKVKSWYNNG; encoded by the coding sequence ATGACCAAAAGGACAAACCACGAAGCATTAGACCACGCCACGCTTGACGATCTGATTGAGGGTTACCAACTCATCGGTTTTGACTGGCGATATTTATATGTGAACAAGGCCGTTGTAAAGCAAAGCAAGTACGCTTCAAAGGATGACTTACTAGGCCATACAATGATGGAAAAATACCCCGGCATCGAAACCACAGACTTATTTAAATTATTGGAGAAATGTATGAAGACCCGTACTTCAGGCACCATGATCAATGAATTCACCTTCCCGGATGATTCCAAAGGTTGGTTTGAGCTGCGCATAGAGCCCGTCCCAAAAGGATTATTTATTCTTTCAATAGACATCACGGAACGCCAAAGAGCAGAAGAAGCAAAAAAAGAGTACATCAGCTCCCTGGAGGAAATGATCTATATGACCTCACACAAAATTCGCCAGCCTATTTGCAACCTGAAGGGCATAATAAACCTGGTGGACAACATACAACTAACCAAAGCGGATTTAAAGAAGATCACCTCCTTCCTGCCTGAAGCCATAACTGCACTTGACAATTTCACCAAAGAACTGACCGCATTTATTGAAGAGAAAAAGATCAAGGTAAAATCGTGGTACAACAACGGGTGA
- a CDS encoding aconitate hydratase, translating into MIFDLDMIKAVYARFPERIQAARNIVKRPLTLSEKILYTHLWEGNATQAFERGKSYVDFAPDRVAMQDATAQMALLQFMQAGKKQAAVPSTVHADHLIQARVGADKDLQEAINKNNEVFNFLSSVSNKYGIGFWKPGAGIIHQVVLENYAFPGGMMIGTDSHTVNAGGLGMVAIGVGGADAVDVMAGMAWELKFPKLIGVKLTGKLSGWTSAKDVILKVAGILTVKGGTGCIVEYFGEGARSLSCTGKGTICNMGAEIGATTSTFGYDESMARYLQATGRAEVAELANGIKEHLTGDAEVYADPEKYFDQVIEINLSELEPHLNGPFSPDIATPISKMKEAAEKNGWPTKIEVGLIGSCTNSSYEDISRSASIAKQAKDKHLKAKAQFTVTPGSEQVRFTIDRDGFIDTFNEIGANVFANACGPCIGQWAREGADKGEKNTIVHSFNRNFAKRADGNPNTYAFVGSPELVTAMAIAGDLGFNPMTDTLTSEDGSQVKFDEPTGFELPPNGFAVEDAGFQAPAADGSNVEVVVKPDSERLQLLDPFKPWDGQNLTGVRLLIKAKGKCTTDHISMAGPWLRYRGHLDNISNNTLTGAVNAFNDETNKVKNVVTGEYGEVPAVQRDYKAKGIPTIVVGDSNYGEGSSREHAAMQPRHLGVRAVLVKSFARIHETNLKKQGMLAITFSNESDYDKIREDDTFAFTDLKDFAPDKPLTLELQHADGSTESIKVNHTYNQSQIEWFKAGSALNLIKQNEKQSA; encoded by the coding sequence ATGATATTCGATCTAGACATGATCAAGGCAGTGTATGCCCGTTTTCCCGAGCGCATTCAGGCAGCCCGGAATATTGTTAAACGTCCGCTTACCCTTTCGGAAAAAATTCTGTACACCCACCTGTGGGAAGGCAACGCCACCCAGGCTTTTGAACGTGGAAAATCCTATGTTGACTTCGCACCAGACCGCGTGGCCATGCAGGATGCCACCGCCCAGATGGCCCTCCTCCAATTCATGCAGGCAGGAAAAAAACAGGCCGCGGTGCCATCCACCGTGCACGCCGATCACCTGATCCAGGCACGCGTGGGCGCCGACAAGGATTTGCAGGAAGCCATCAACAAAAACAATGAGGTATTCAATTTCCTTTCTTCCGTCTCCAATAAATACGGCATCGGTTTCTGGAAGCCCGGCGCCGGTATCATCCACCAGGTGGTCCTTGAGAACTATGCTTTCCCCGGCGGAATGATGATCGGTACCGACTCACACACTGTGAATGCCGGTGGACTCGGCATGGTAGCCATTGGCGTGGGAGGTGCGGATGCGGTAGACGTGATGGCCGGCATGGCATGGGAACTGAAATTCCCCAAACTCATAGGTGTGAAGCTCACCGGAAAACTGAGTGGATGGACTTCCGCCAAAGACGTCATCCTGAAAGTAGCCGGCATCCTTACCGTAAAAGGCGGCACCGGATGCATCGTAGAATATTTCGGCGAAGGGGCACGCTCCCTGTCATGCACCGGTAAAGGCACCATCTGTAACATGGGTGCGGAGATCGGCGCCACCACGTCCACCTTTGGATACGACGAATCCATGGCCCGTTACCTCCAGGCCACAGGCCGCGCTGAAGTAGCGGAACTCGCCAATGGCATCAAAGAACACCTTACCGGCGATGCAGAAGTGTATGCCGATCCTGAGAAATATTTCGACCAGGTGATCGAGATCAACCTATCGGAACTGGAGCCACATCTGAACGGACCATTCTCCCCGGACATCGCCACACCGATCTCCAAAATGAAAGAGGCGGCAGAAAAGAACGGCTGGCCTACCAAGATCGAAGTAGGCCTGATCGGTTCCTGCACCAACTCTTCATACGAAGATATTTCCCGCTCCGCATCCATCGCGAAGCAGGCCAAAGACAAGCACCTCAAAGCCAAGGCACAGTTCACCGTGACTCCGGGCTCCGAGCAGGTTCGCTTCACCATTGACCGTGACGGATTCATCGATACGTTCAACGAGATCGGTGCGAACGTATTCGCCAATGCCTGCGGTCCATGCATCGGACAGTGGGCGCGTGAAGGTGCCGATAAAGGTGAAAAGAACACCATTGTACATTCCTTCAACCGGAACTTCGCGAAGCGTGCCGATGGCAATCCGAACACCTATGCATTTGTGGGATCACCTGAACTCGTTACAGCCATGGCCATTGCCGGTGACCTCGGCTTCAACCCGATGACAGACACTCTGACCTCCGAAGACGGCAGCCAGGTAAAATTCGATGAACCCACCGGTTTTGAACTGCCACCCAACGGTTTTGCTGTGGAAGATGCCGGATTCCAGGCCCCTGCCGCAGACGGTAGCAATGTTGAGGTCGTCGTAAAACCCGACTCCGAACGCCTCCAATTGCTCGACCCCTTCAAGCCTTGGGATGGTCAGAACCTCACCGGTGTACGACTTCTCATCAAAGCCAAAGGCAAATGTACCACCGACCACATCTCTATGGCAGGTCCGTGGTTGCGCTACCGGGGCCACCTCGACAACATCTCCAACAACACCCTCACCGGTGCAGTCAACGCATTCAATGATGAGACCAACAAGGTAAAGAACGTGGTGACCGGAGAATACGGTGAAGTACCTGCCGTACAACGCGACTACAAGGCCAAAGGCATTCCGACCATCGTTGTGGGCGACTCCAACTACGGAGAAGGTTCATCGCGCGAACATGCCGCCATGCAGCCACGTCATCTCGGGGTAAGAGCGGTGCTGGTAAAATCATTCGCCCGTATCCATGAAACGAACCTGAAGAAGCAGGGCATGCTGGCCATCACCTTCTCCAATGAAAGCGACTACGACAAGATCAGGGAAGATGATACCTTCGCCTTTACCGATCTGAAAGACTTCGCACCGGACAAACCGTTAACCCTGGAACTGCAACATGCAGACGGGTCAACGGAATCCATCAAGGTAAACCACACCTACAACCAAAGTCAGATCGAATGGTTCAAGGCGGGTTCCGCGCTTAACCTCATCAAACAAAATGAGAAACAAAGCGCCTGA
- a CDS encoding YIP1 family protein: MKEYFSIIYKPERTFKELMQNDDGQHGRRTNIIILLTILLPMSFIMLYEVLFPLIPNSNSSPLSPRLAMYILPMVFGIIIYFIIFKYLIPFLIHTIGKHYSHKAGNIAQTRFIVAFSLIPILLISPLKTPYFIDYPVILATINILLVLAAISSMIILFVGTRLIYQVENKQNILIILPYIILMVLGYIIG, from the coding sequence ATGAAAGAATATTTTTCAATAATATATAAGCCTGAGAGAACTTTTAAAGAGCTTATGCAAAATGACGATGGGCAGCATGGCAGAAGAACCAACATTATCATTCTGCTTACTATCTTGCTACCAATGAGCTTTATAATGTTATATGAAGTTCTGTTTCCTCTTATTCCCAACTCAAATAGCAGCCCACTGTCACCAAGACTTGCAATGTATATTCTTCCAATGGTATTTGGGATTATTATATACTTCATCATTTTCAAATACCTGATACCATTTTTAATTCACACCATTGGAAAGCACTACTCACATAAAGCAGGAAATATAGCTCAAACAAGATTTATTGTGGCATTCTCACTAATTCCAATTTTGTTAATATCACCTTTAAAAACGCCATATTTTATAGACTATCCTGTTATATTAGCGACTATAAACATTCTCCTGGTTTTGGCAGCAATAAGTTCAATGATCATCCTATTTGTAGGGACAAGACTAATTTACCAGGTTGAAAACAAACAGAATATACTGATCATATTACCGTATATTATCCTAATGGTGTTGGGGTATATTATTGGGTAG
- a CDS encoding 30S ribosomal protein S20, which yields MANHKSSLKRIRTTEARAERNKYKHRTTRNVLKKLRTTTDKKEAAELLPKVTAMLDKLAKTNIIHKNKAANLKSSIAKQVASLK from the coding sequence ATGGCAAACCATAAATCGTCACTGAAAAGAATTCGCACCACGGAAGCCCGTGCGGAGCGCAACAAATACAAGCACAGAACCACCCGTAATGTGTTGAAAAAGCTGCGCACCACCACTGATAAGAAAGAAGCGGCTGAATTGCTTCCGAAGGTAACCGCCATGTTGGATAAGTTGGCCAAGACCAACATCATCCATAAGAACAAGGCTGCGAACCTGAAATCAAGCATTGCCAAGCAAGTAGCTTCATTGAAGTAA
- a CDS encoding type II toxin-antitoxin system VapC family toxin, translating to MAIEMICLDTSVLIDFYRKKNKSKSFFYELTNRYQLFAVSAITAYEVYAGSSTVQDEFWDKFFQTISVLPFDNDINKTAIDIQRQLKRDRKQIEIPDLFIGATAIQHGLKLATLNTRHFERIVGLQIIKK from the coding sequence ATGGCGATAGAGATGATCTGCCTGGACACCTCTGTCCTGATTGACTTTTATCGCAAGAAAAACAAATCCAAGTCCTTCTTTTACGAATTGACCAACAGGTACCAGTTGTTTGCTGTTTCTGCAATCACTGCGTATGAAGTATATGCCGGCAGTTCAACGGTGCAGGACGAATTCTGGGATAAATTCTTTCAGACCATTTCCGTGCTCCCTTTCGATAATGATATCAACAAGACAGCCATTGATATCCAACGACAATTAAAACGGGACAGGAAGCAAATCGAGATACCGGACCTGTTTATTGGAGCCACCGCAATTCAGCACGGGCTGAAACTGGCTACGCTGAACACACGACATTTTGAGCGTATTGTTGGGCTACAGATAATTAAGAAATAA